The DNA segment TAGGTTTCCATTTCATGAACAAAATTCTTCTGATATCTTATAATATCATATGATGATCaatgaaatgatgaatttattgtCTTTACGACACAATCCGATCTTGTAACcgtataatttttcaattaatattacatttccactgatatttttatcattgaCAATGTTAAAAACAATAACATCAAGAGCATGCAtaacaataattacaaaatgaATTATCGTTTCATAATGAGCTACCAATCTAGATACAACAATGAGTTGAGAGTTCTGTGATTTGAACCACATCGATTTCCAATTTCTAGAGATACTATCAACATTTTCCAGTCATTATCTCTTCTGCTCTAGTCACGGAAATACAAATTCCGGATTGGACACGGAACATCATTCGCAAGAGCTGACAAATCATTCGCACGCATTCGTGACTGTAGACAGGTGAGCTAACAACAAACAGCATGCCATCGGATGTTTGGTTTCTCTGGCAAAAACGCTTCAAACAATTCGAAGTTGTTCTCGGATTATCAGTTCTTGTTTTGATATTTGTAGACAGAATTAGACTGAACACAATACAATCACATTTGGATGTGGACTATTTGCACTGGACTTCGAAATTTCCGGCGGTGTCCATATGTCCTAAAGATTACCAAGGATCCAGGAACTTGACAAGCTGTGAGGAAGTTTTCAGAAAGTGCTCATGGAATAATCAGTTCATAGATTGTTGCTCCAGTTTTGAACCCGTGGTTTCGACTTCGAAAGATCTCTGTTACACTTTCAACTCAGACTTCACAGGTGCCAGAAAGCTCTCGAAATATGTCGTCAGTCATTTTGCGAAGTCGGGTGTTTTGGAAACTGAGACAAAATACCCGGTTCAAGTGAGTATCATTCGTGATTAATATTATCATAAGGCTATTGTTATTCAGTAGTTTTGGTCGCAATTTATGAATTACTGactcttctattttttcaatttgaatttatattttcaatttctatttaccAGTAAGTTGCTTCGATTTAATTCCACTAAAACTGACCAAAGTTGATATGATAAGGCTGAGAAAAAAGTTTTTGCTGGGTAgagatgaaatataatttctgtaGATAGAATATTGATCCAATGGACGAAAGACTTCTGATTGAGGgacaaaatttttataattatattccaCTGAGATTCCTTGATATATCTATTTTGTTTGAAGATGAGAATTCACAGTTTTGATGTAGATTCAAGAGATttccaaattgaata comes from the Nilaparvata lugens isolate BPH chromosome 1, ASM1435652v1, whole genome shotgun sequence genome and includes:
- the LOC120356430 gene encoding pickpocket protein 11-like, with the protein product MPSDVWFLWQKRFKQFEVVLGLSVLVLIFVDRIRLNTIQSHLDVDYLHWTSKFPAVSICPKDYQGSRNLTSCEEVFRKCSWNNQFIDCCSSFEPVVSTSKDLCYTFNSDFTGARKLSKYVVSHFAKSGVLETETKYPVQVFVHDGKSVNFTEPGLVVTKRRAAEILVKINSIIVDESLYDLPFEKRGCILPGERFTSGLPIYSESLCRARCADSS